A DNA window from Bos indicus isolate NIAB-ARS_2022 breed Sahiwal x Tharparkar chromosome 9, NIAB-ARS_B.indTharparkar_mat_pri_1.0, whole genome shotgun sequence contains the following coding sequences:
- the GJA1 gene encoding gap junction alpha-1 protein produces MGDWSALGKLLDKVQAYSTAGGKVWLSVLFIFRILLLGTAVESAWGDEQSAFRCNTQQPGCENVCYDKSFPISHVRFWVLQIIFVSVPTLLYLAHVFYVMRKEEKLNKKEEELKVVAQTDGANVDMHLKQIEIKKFKYGIEEHGKVKMRGGLLRTYIISILFKSVFEVAFLLIQWYIYGFSLSAVYTCKRDPCPHQVDCFLSRPTEKTIFIIFMLVVSLVSLALNIIELFYVFFKGVKDRVKGKSDPYHTTTGPLSPSKDCGSPKYAYFNGCSSPTAPLSPMSPPGYKLVTGDRNNSSCRNYNKQASEQNWANYSAEQNRMGQAGSTISNSHAQPFDFPDDHQNSKKLDAGHELQPLAIVDQRPSSRASSRASSRPRPDDLEI; encoded by the coding sequence ATGGGTGACTGGAGTGCCTTAGGCAAACTCCTTGACAAGGTTCAAGCCTACTCCACGGCTGGAGGGAAGGTGTGGCTGTCAGTCCTTTTCATTTTCCGAATCCTGCTACTGGGGACAGCGGTTGAGTCAGCCTGGGGTGATGAGCAGTCTGCCTTTCGTTGTAACACTCAACAACCTGGTTGTGAAAATGTCTGCTATGACAAATCCTTCCCAATCTCTCATGTGCGCTTCTGGGTCCTGCAGATCATATTTGTGTCTGTTCCCACACTCCTGTACCTGGCTCATGTGTTCTACGTGATGCgaaaggaagagaagctgaaCAAGAAGGAGGAGGAACTCAAAGTTGTTGCCCAAACTGATGGTGCCAACGTGGACATGCACTTGAAGCAGATTGAAATTAAGAAGTTCAAGTATGGCATTGAAGAGCACGGCAAGGTGAAGATGCGAGGGGGCTTGCTGAGAACCTACATCATCAGTATCCTCTTCAAGTCTGTCTTCGAGGTGGCCTTCTTGCTGATCCAGTGGTACATCTATGGGTTCAGCTTGAGTGCCGTTTACACTTGCAAAAGAGATCCCTGCCCACATCAGGTGGACTGTTTCCTTTCTCGGCCCACGGAGAAAACCATCTTCATCATCTTCATGCTTGTCGTGTCATTGGTGTCTCTTGCCTTGAACATCATCGAACTCTTCTATGTCTTCTTCAAGGGTGTTAAGGATCGTGTGAAGGGAAAGAGCGATCCTTACCACACTACCACTGGCCCACTGAGCCCCTCCAAAGACTGTGGATCTCCAAAATATGCTTATTTCAATGGCTGCTCCTCCCCAACCGCTCCTCTCTCGCCCATGTCTCCTCCCGGGTACAAGCTGGTCACCGGAGACAGAAACAATTCTTCCTGCCGCAATTACAACAAACAAGCAAGTGAGCAAAACTGGGCCAATTACAGCGCAGAACAAAATCGAATGGGGCAGGCAGGCAGCACCATCTCTAACTCCCACGCACAGCCTTTTGATTTCCCAGACGACCACCAGAATTCTAAAAAGCTTGATGCTGGCCACGAACTACAGCCTCTCGCCATTGTGGACCAGCGGCCTTCCAGCAGAGCCAGCAGTCGCGCCAGCAGCCGACCCCGGCCTGATGACCTAGAGATCTAG